A genomic region of Castor canadensis chromosome 16, mCasCan1.hap1v2, whole genome shotgun sequence contains the following coding sequences:
- the Cic gene encoding protein capicua homolog isoform X2, with product MKPMKKACTGLSGSGSNNKSPPATRAKALRRRGAGEGDKPEEEDDETQPQQHPGPEEAEEGEEEEAEQGPGVEGPPLELHPSDPAPGPAEDPKGDGEAGRWEPSLSRKTATFKSRAPKKKYVEEHGAGSGGTGASEERERTPEEASSLGVPPRPPTSTRSSSTDTASEHSADLEDEPAEACGPCPWPPGGTSGSYDLRQLRSQRVLARRGDGLFLPAVVRQVRRSQDLGVQFPGDRALTFFEGVPGGGVDVVLDATPPPGALVVGTAVCTCVEPGVAAYREGVVVEVATKPAAYKIRLSPGPSSQPGPPGTLPQPQQPQHREPEEAVWVARSSLRLLRPPWEPETLLRKPPTGPEEEQTEPGATLPTCPAALDPKQPEDAEVSKISFGSNLGAHCEEGEEKHPIALGTPALLPLPPPQLLSPPPKSPAFAGPGRPGEQPSPCQEGSQGGSRSSSVASLEKGTAPATRARTPLTAAQQKYKKGDVVCTPNGIRKKFNGKQWRRLCSRDGCMKESQRRGYCSRHLSMRTKEMEGLADSGPGGAGRPAGVAAREGSTEFDWGDETSRDSEASSVAARGDSRPRLVAPADLSRFEFDECEAAVMLVSLGSSRSGTPSFSPVSTQSPFSPAPSPSPSPLFGFRPANFSPINASPVIQRTAVRSRHLSASTPKAGVLTPPDLGPHPPPPAPRERHSSGILPTFQTNLTFTVPISPGRRKTELLPHPGALGAPGAGGGGATSDFPKSDSLDSSVDSVSHTPTPSTPASFRAVSPAVPFSRSRQSSPLLLLPPPAGLTSDPGPSVRRVPAVQRDSPVIVRNPDVPLPSKFSGEVGTASEARAGGPGRGCRETPVPPGVASGKTGPHPPLPAPVPITVPPAAPTAVAQPMPTFGLASSPFQPVAFHPSPAALLPVLVPSSYTSHPAPKKEVIMGRPGTVWTNVEPRSVAVFPWHSLVPFLAPSQPDPSVQPSEAQQPASHPVASSQSKEPAESAAVAHEQPPGGAGNADPGRPPGATCPESPGPGLPHTLGVVEPGKGPPPTTEEEAPGPPGEPRLDSETESDHDDAFLSIMSPEMQLPLPPGKRRTQSLSALPKERDSSSEKDGRSPNKREKDHIRRPMNAFMIFSKRHRALVHQRHPNQDNRTVSKILGEWWYALGPKEKQKYHDLAFQVKEAHFKAHPDWKWCNKDRKKSSSEAKPTSLGLAGGHKETRERSMSETGTAAAPGVSSELLSVAAQTLLSSDTKTPGSGPCGAERLHTVGGPGSARPRAFSHSGVHSLDGGEVDSQALQELTQMVSGPTSYSGSKPSTQYGTPGPFTAPGEGGTLAASGRPPLLPTRASRSQRATSEDMTSDEERMVICEEEGDDDVIADDGFGTTDIDLKCKERVTDSESGDSSGEDPEGNKGFGRKVFSPVIRSSFTHCRPTLDPEPPGPPDPPAAFGKGYGPTPSSSSSPAATTSTSVANSYSLGSGTFKAQESSQGGTVGLLRPPHPGAGGPVTPSKATRFLPADPASFRRKRPESVGSLEPPGPSVIAAPPSGGGNTLQTLVVPPNKEERESSGARVPSAPAPSLAYGAPAAPLARPAATMVTNVVRPVSSTPVPIASKPFPSSGRAEVSPNDTAGARTEMGTGSRVPGGSPVGVSLVYSDKKSTAASSPAPHLVAGPLLGTVGKAPATVTNLLVGTPGYGTPAPPAVQFIAQGAPGSGSTAGSGAGTGSGPNGPVPLGILQPGALGKAGGITQVQYILPTLPQQLQVAPAPAPAPGTKAAAPSGPAPTTSIRFTLPPGTCTSTNGKVLAATAPTPGIPILQSVPSAPPPKAQSVSPVQAPPQSGSAQLLPGKVLVPLATPSMSVRGGGASQPLPLVSQPFSVPVQNGAQPPSKIIQLTPVPVSTPSGLVPPLSPATLPGTTSQPQKVLLPSSTRITYVQSAGGHSLPLGTSPASSQAGTVTSYGPTSSVALGFTSLGPSGPTFVQPLLSAGQTPLLAPGQVGMSPVPSPQLPPACTAPGGPVITAFYPGSPAPTSAPLAQPSQAPPSLVYTVATSTTPPAATILPKGPSASVTATPAPTSPFPSASGSMTYSLVAPKAQRPSPKAPQKVKAAIASIPVGSFEAGAPVRPGPAPRQPLEPGPARESTGPESELEGQLTPPVPPPPPETWPPTARSSPPPPLPAEERTSTKVPETVASKFPSSSSDWRVPGLGLESRGEPPTPPSPAPASASGSSGGSSEGSSGRATCDTPERKEAASTGKKVKVRPPPLKKTFDSVDNRVLSEVDFEERFAELPEFRPEEVLPSPTLQSLATSPRAILGSYRKKRKNSTDLDSAPEDPTSPKRKMRRRSSCSSEPNTPKSAKCEGDIFTFDRTGTEAEDVLGELEYEKVPYSSLRRTLDQRRALVMQLFQDHGFFPSAQATAAFQARYADIFPSKVCLQLKIREVRQKIMQAATPTEQPPGAEAPLPAPPPTGTAATPAPTPSPAGGPDPTSPGSDSGTAQAAPPLPPPPEPGPGQPGWEGTPQPSPPPSGPSTAATGR from the exons ATGAAGCCAATGAAGAAGGCATGCACTGGCCTTTCGGGTTCTGGCAGCAACAACAAGTCTCCACCAGCCACAAGGGCCAAGGCTCTGAGGCGTCGAGGGGCTGGGGAGGGTGACAAGCCAGAGGAGGAGGATGACGAGACACAGCCACAGCAGCATCCAGGCCCAGAAGAGGCTGAAGAGGGTGAGGAGGAAGAGGCTGAGCAGGGCCCTGGGGTGGAGGGGCCACCCCTGGAGCTGCACCCCAGTGACCCTGCCCCAGGCCCAGCTGAGGACCCCAAGGGGGACGGGGAGGCAGGTCGCTGGGAGCCTTCACTTAGCCGCAAGACAGCCACATTCAAGTCGCGAGCACCCAAGAAGAAGTACGTGGAGGAGCACGGTGCTGGCAGTGGTGGCACTGGAGCCTCTGAAGAGCGAGAGCGGACCCCTGAGGAGGCCAGTTCTTTGGGGGTGCCTCCACGGCCACCCACCTCCACTCGCTCTTCCTCCACTGACACAGCCAGTGAGCACTCAGCTGATCTGGAGGATGAGCCAGCTGAGGCTTGTGGTCCATGCCCCTGGCCCCCTGGTGGCACCAGTGGTAGCTATGACCTACGGCAGCTGCGATCCCAGCGGGTGCTGGCTCGGCGTGGCGATGGCCTCTTCCTGCCTGCTGTAGTGCGCCAGGTGCGTCGAAGCCAGGACCTGGGTGTGCAGTTCCCTGGTGACCGGGCCTTGACTTTCTTTGAGGGGGTGCCAGGTGGTGGTGTGGATGTGGTTTTGGATGCCACGCCACCACCAGGTGCATTGGTGGTGGGCACAGCTGTCTGTACCTGTGTGGAGCCTGGTGTGGCTGCCTACCGTGAGGGTGTGGTGGTAGAGGTGGCCACTAAGCCAGCTGCGTATAAGATCCGCCTCAGCCCTGGCCCTAGCTCCCAGCCAGGCCCACCAGGCACATTACCACAGCCCCAGCAGCCACAACACCGTGAGCCCGAGGAGGCTGTGTGGGTGGCCCGCTCCAGCCTGCGCCTGCTGCGGCCCCCCTGGGAACCTGAGACCCTACTGAGGAAGCCCCCCACAGGCCCCGAGGAGGAGCAGACAGAGCCTGGGGCCACCCTGCCCACCTGCCCTGCTGCCCTGGACCCCAAGCAGCCTGAGGATGCTGAGGTCTCTAAAATCAGCTTTGGAAGCAACCTGGGGGCTCACTGTGAGGAGGGTGAGGAGAAGCACCCAATAGCCCTGGGCACCCCAGCCCTgctcccactgcccccaccccagctcctgTCACCACCCCCCAAGTCTCCAGCCTTTGCTGGCCCTGGTCGCCCTGGTGAGCAGCCCTCACCCTGCCAGGAGGGGAGCCAGGGTGGCAGTCGGAGCAGCAGTGTGGCCTCCTTGGAGAAGGGGACTGCACCAGCAACCCGGGCCCGTACACCTTTGACCGCTGCCCAGCAGAAGTACAAGAAGGGTGACGTGGTCTGCACACCCAATGGAATCCGAAAGAAGTTCAATGGCAAGCAGTGGCGACGACTGTGCTCCAGAGATGGCTGCATGAAGGAGTCACAGCGGCGGGGCTACTGTTCACGCCACCTGTCCATGCGAACCAAGGAGATGGAGGGCCTGGCAGACAGTGGGCCAGGTGGGGCCGGGCGACCAGCTGGTGTGGCAGCCCGTGAGGGTAGCACAGAATTCGACTGGGGTGATGAGACATCGAGGGACAGTGAGGCCAGCAGTGTGGCTGCCCGGGGAGACTCACGCCCACGCCTGGTGGCCCCTGCTGACCTGTCTCGCTTTGAGTTCGATGAGTGTGAAGCGGCTGTGATGCTGGTGTCACTGGGCAGTTCGCGCTCAGGCACGCCTTCCTTTTCACCAGTCTCAACACAGTCGCCTTTCTCACCAGCCCCATCACCCTCGCCCTCACCACTCTTTGGCTTCCGTCCTGCCAACTTCAGCCCCATCAATGCTTCACCTGTCATCCAGCGCACTGCTGTTCGCAGTCGCCACCTGAGTGCCAGCACCCCTAAGGCAGGTGTGCTGACACCACCAGACCTGGGTCCCCACCCACCACCACCTGCCCCCCGAGAGCGCCATTCCTCCGGCATCCTTCCCACTTTCCAGACCAACCTAACCTTTACTGTGCCCATCAGCCCCGGGCGGCGGAAGACTGAGCTACTGCCCCACCCAGGAGCATTGGGGGCTCCTGGAGCAGGAGGTGGAGGAGCCACCTCAGACTTCCCCAAGAGTGACAGCTTAGACTCTAGTGTGGACTCGGTGTCCCACACACCTACACCCTCCACGCCAGCTAGCTTCCGGGCTGTGTCGCCCGCTGTGCCCTTCTCTCGCTCCCGCCAATCTTCACCATTGCTGCTGTTGCCCCCTCCTGCCGGCCTGACCTCGGATCCAGGGCCCTCCGTGCGCAGGGTACCTGCTGTGCAGCGGGACTCGCCCGTCATTGTCCGCAACCCTGATGTGCCACTGCCCTCCAAATTCTCTGGAGAGGTGGGCACTGCCAGTGAAGCGCGGGCTGGAGGACCTGGGCGGGGCTGCCGTGAGACCCCAGTGCCCCCTGGGGTGGCCAGTGGGAAGACTGGCCCACACCCGCCTCTGCCAGCCCCTGTGCCTATCACCGTGCCTCCAGCCGCGCCGACTGCTGTGGCCCAGCCGATGCCCACCTTTGGCCTGGCTTCTTCACCCTTCCAGCCTGTGGCCTTCCACCCCTCACCTGCTGCCCTGTTGCCAGTCCTTGTGCCCAGCAGCTATACTAGCCATCCTGCCCCCAAGAAGGAAGTCATCATGGGCCGGCCTGGAACAG TGTGGACAAATGTGGAACCTCGCTCTGTGGCTGTGTTCCCCTGGCactccttagtccccttcttggcACCTAGCCAGCCAGACCCTTCTGTGCAGCCCAGTGAGGCCCAACAACCTGCCAGCCACCCAGTGGCTTCCAGCCAGAGCAAAG AACCTGCTGAGTCAGCAGCTGTTGCTCATGAGCAGCCACCAGGAGGGGCTGGAAATGCTGATCCTGGACGGCCCCCTGGAGCCACATGCCCTGAAAGCCCAGGACCTGGACTGCCACACACTTTGGGGGTGGTGGAACCTGGCAAAGGTCCTCCTCCCACCACTGAGGAGGAGGCCCCTGGTCCCCCAGGAGAGCCTCGGTTGGATAGTGAGACAGAGAGTGACCATGATGATGC CTTTCTCTCCATCATGTCTCCTGAGATGCAGTTGCCTCTGCCACCTGGAAAACGTAGGACCCAGTCCTTAAGTGCTCTGCCCAAGGAACGAGACTCATCTTCAGAGAAGGATGGAAGAAGCCCTAACAAG CGGGAGAAGGACCACATCCGGCGGCCCATGAATGCCTTCATGATCTTCAGCAAGCGGCATAGGGCTTTGGTCCATCAGCGTCACCCCAATCAGGATAACCGGACTGTTAGCAAGATTCTGGGCGAATGGTGGTATGCCCTGGGACCCAAAGAGAAGCAGAAGTATCACGACCTGGCCTTCCAG GTGAAGGAGGCCCATTTCAAGGCCCACCCAGATTGGAAGTGGTGCAACAAGGACCGAAAGAAGTCCAGCTCAGAGGCCAAGCCCACGAGCCTGGGGCTGGCAGGAGGGCACAAGGAGACGCGGGAGCGGAGCATGTCGGAGACGGGCACTGCCGCTGCCCCTGGGG TGTCGTCTGAGCTCCTGTCCGTTGCAGCCCAGACACTCTTGAGCTCTGACACCAAGACTCCAGGGAGTGGTCCCTGTGGAGCAGAACGGCTACACACAGTTGGGGGGCCTGGCTCTGCCCGGCCCCGAGCCTTTTCTCACAGCGGTGTACACAGCCTGGATGGTGGGGAAGTAGACAGCCAGGCACTACAAGAACTGACTCAG ATGGTGTCTGGTCCCACATCGTACTCTGGTTCAAAGCCTTCCACCCAGTATGGCACTCCAGGCCCCTTCACAGCTCCTGGTGAGGGAGGCACCTTAGCAGCCAGTGGGCGCCCCCCACTGCTGCCCACCCGAGCCTCTCGTTCCCAGCGTGCAACCAGTGAGGACATGACCAGTGACGAGGAACGCATGGTCATCTGTGAGGAAGAAGGGGATGATGATGTCATTG CTGATGATGGTTTTGGCACCACTGACATTGATCTCAAGTGCAAGGAACGGGTGACTGACAGCGAAAGTGGGGACAGTTCTGGGGAGGACCCAGAAGGCAACAAG GGCTTTGGCCGTAAGGTGTTCTCACCTGTGATCCGCTCCTCTTTTACCCACTGCCGTCCCACACTGGACCCTGAGCCACCAGGGCCCCCGGATCCACCTGCAGCCTTTGGCAAAGGCTATGGTCCCAccccatcctcttcctcctcacctgCTGCCACCACCTCAACCTCAGTAGCTAACTCCTACTCATTGGGCTCTGGAACCTTCAAGGCCCAGGAGTCTAGTCAGGGTGGCACAGTTGGCCTACTACGGCCCCCACATCCTGGGGCTGGGGGCCCAGTGACACCTTCCAAGGCTACTCGGTTTCTCCCAGCGGATCCTGCCTCCTTCCGTCGCAAGAGACCTGAAAGTGTTGGCAGTCTGGAGCCACCAGGCCCGTCAGTCATTGCAGCGCCTCCCAGTGGGGGAGGAAACACTCTGCAGACATTGGTGGTGCCCCCAAacaaggaggagagggagagcagTGGAGCCCGAGTGCCCTCAGCCCCAGCCCCATCACTGGCTTATGGGGCCCCAGCAGCTCCCCTGGCCCGCCCTGCTGCCACCATGGTCACAAATGTGGTGCGGCCTGTCAGCAGTACTCCTGTGCCCATTGCCTCTAAGCCCTTCCCCAGCTCTGGCCGGGCTGAGGTATCTCCAAATGACACAGCAGGTGCCAGGACTGAAATGGGCACTGGGTCTCGGGTGCCTGGGGGCTCCCCAGTGGGGGTCAGCTTAGTGTATTCGGACAAGAAGTCTACAGCAGCCTCTTCACCAGCCCCGCATTTGGTGGCTGGGCCCCTATTGGGCACTGTAGGGAAGGCCCCTGCCACTGTCACCAACCTGCTGGTGGGCACCCCAGGCTATGGGACTCCTGCACCCCCTGCTGTTCAGTTCATTGCCCAGGGAGCCCCTGGCAGTGGGAGCACTGCCGGTTCAGGAGCAGGTACTGGGAGTGGCCCCAATGGGCCAGTACCCCTGGGCATTTTACAACCAGGTGCCCTGGGCAAGGCAGGGGGAATCACCCAGGTGCAGTACATCCTGCCCACGCTGCCCCAGCAGCTTCAAGTGGCCCCTGCACCCGCACCAGCCCCGGGAACCAAGGCAGCAGCTCCCAGTGGCCCTGCACCCACCACCAGCATCCGTTTTACTCTCCCACCGGGCACCTGCACCTCCACCAACGGCAAGGTCCTGGCCGCCACTGCACCCACTCCTGGCATCCCTATCTTGCAGTCTGTACCCTCCGCCCCACCCCCTAAAG CGCAGTCAGTTTCTCCTGTGCAGGCCCCGCCCCAAAGTGGCTCAGCCCAGCTGCTGCCTGGGAAGGTACTAGTGCCCTTGGCCACCCCTAGCATGTCAGTGCGGGGTGGGGGGGCCAGCCAGCCACTGCCTCTGGTGAGCCAGCCTTTCTCAGTACCTGTGCAGAATGGTGCCCAGCCACCCAGCAAG ATCATCCAGCTGACTCCTGTGCCTGTGAGCACACCTAGCGGCCTGGTGCCGCCCCTGAGCCCAGCCACACTCCCTGGAACCACCTCCCAGCCCCAGAAGGTCCTGCTGCCCTCCTCTACCAG AATCACCTATGTGCAGTCAGCTGGCGGGCACTCTTTGCCTCTGGGCACCAGCCCTGCATCCAGCCAGGCTGGAACGGTTACCTCGTATGGGCCCACAAGCTCCGTAGCTCTAGGCTTCACCTCGCTGGGACCCAGTGGCCCCACCTTCGTGCAGCCCCTGCTGTCAG cAGGCCAAACCCCACTCCTGGCTCCTGGCCAAGTGGGCATGTCGCCTGTGCCTAGTCCCCAGCTGCCTCCTGCCTGTACAGCCCCTGGAGGTCCTGTGATAACGGCGTTTTACCCTGGCAGCCCTGCACCCACCTCAGCACCGCTAGCCCAGCCATCCCAGGCACCCCCAAGCCTGGTCTACACTGTGGCCACCAGCACCACCCCTCCTGCTGCCACCATTCTGCCCAAGGGCCCATCAGCCTCTGTTACTGCCACCCCAGCCCCTACTAGTCCTTTTCCTAGTGCCTCAG GCTCTATGACCTACAGCTTAGTGGCTCCCAAGGCCCAGCGGCCTAGCCCCAAGGCCCCCCAGAAAGTAAAGGCGGCCATTGCCAGCATTCCTGTGGGCTCCTTTGAGGCAGGTGCCCCGGTGCGGCCTGGCCCTGCACCCCGGCAGCCTCTGGAGCCTGGCCCAGCTCGAGAGTCAACTGGCCCTGAGTCTGAGCTTGAGGGGCAGCTCACACCACCagtccctccaccaccaccagagACCTGGCCTCCCACTGCCCGGAGCAGCCCACCACCACCCCTGCCTGCTGAGGAGCGGACCAGCACCAAGGTCCCTGAGACTGTG GCCAGCAAATTCCCCAGCTCATCTTCAGATTGGCGTGTCCCTGGGCTGGGCCTGGAGTCTCGTGGGGAGCCTCCCACTCCTCCTAGCCCAGCTCCAGCTTCAGCCAGTGGCAGCAGTGGTGGCAGCAGTGAGGGCAGCAGTGGGAGGGCAACCTGTGACACACCTGAGCGCAAAGAAGCGGCTAGTACCGGCAAGAAGGTGAAGGTGCGGCCCCCGCCCTTGAAGAAGACCTTTGACTCTGTGGACAA CAGGGTCCTGTCAGAGGTAGACTTCGAAGAGCGCTTTGCTGAGCTTCCTGAGTTTCGGCCAGAAGAGGTGCTGCCCTCGCCCACACTGCAGTCTCTGGCCACCTCACCCCGGGCCATCCTGGGCTCTTACCGCAAGAAGAGGAAGAACTCCACCG ACCTGGACTCAGCTCCTGAGGACCCCACCTCACCCAAGCGCAAGATGAGAAGACGCTCCAGCTGCAGCTCGGAGCCCAACACCCCCAAGAGTGCCAAGTGCGAAGGGGACATCTTCACCTTTGACCGCACAG GTACCGAAGCTGAGGATGTATTAGGGGAGCTGGAGTATGAAAAGGTGCCCTACTCTTCGCTGCGGCGTACCCTGGACCAGCGCCGGGCTCTGGTCATGCAGCTCTTCCAGGACCATGGCTTCTTCCCATCAG